Proteins from a genomic interval of Meiothermus sp.:
- a CDS encoding ABC transporter ATP-binding protein gives MKPVLQVKELSKIYKVDTVETPALRGVNLEIQPGEFTALAGPSGSGKSTLLHLMGGLDRPTAGEVWLDGVRIDGFSKTRLAHLRLWNLGFVFQAYNLIPVLTALENAAFVLELRGEPREAREEKALRALETLGMKDFAHRRPNQLSGGQQQRVAVARALAAQPKIILADEPTANLDSKTGLALIEHLRTLNRAQGITFVFSTHDPRLLERVDRIVRLEDGQIAA, from the coding sequence ATGAAGCCTGTTTTGCAGGTCAAGGAGCTATCCAAAATCTACAAGGTGGACACTGTAGAGACGCCCGCCCTGCGGGGGGTCAACCTGGAGATACAGCCGGGCGAGTTTACCGCCCTGGCCGGGCCTTCGGGTAGCGGCAAAAGCACCCTCCTGCACCTGATGGGGGGCCTGGACAGGCCCACCGCGGGCGAGGTCTGGCTGGACGGTGTTCGCATAGATGGCTTCTCCAAAACCCGGCTGGCCCACCTGCGGCTGTGGAACCTGGGCTTCGTGTTTCAGGCCTACAACCTGATTCCGGTGCTGACGGCGCTGGAGAACGCGGCCTTTGTGCTCGAGCTGCGCGGTGAGCCCAGGGAGGCCCGCGAGGAAAAGGCCCTGCGTGCGCTAGAGACCCTGGGCATGAAAGACTTTGCCCATCGCCGGCCCAACCAGCTTTCCGGAGGGCAGCAGCAGCGTGTGGCGGTGGCCCGCGCCCTGGCCGCCCAGCCCAAAATCATCCTGGCCGACGAGCCTACCGCCAACCTCGACTCCAAAACCGGCCTGGCCCTGATCGAGCACCTGCGCACCCTCAACCGCGCGCAGGGCATCACCTTTGTCTTCAGCACCCACGACCCCCGGCTCCTGGAGCGGGTAGACCGGATTGTGCGGCTCGAGGATGGGCAGATTGCGGCCTAG
- a CDS encoding ABC transporter permease, which produces MFNLLSLSWRNIWRHRSRSLMTVGAVALAVFFTLFYLSFLGAMENGIYNNLTASVGHLQVRVEGYREKREFRDLLIPNAAGVEAQLAQKTQAARVIALEVPALIAGETRSRGALLLGDQRPPEMRARFIQQHLVEGALPAVGDLEGIALGQALAKALKLRLGDPVYVYAPGTLGRGAAAYRLVGLLRFPDPAVEARSAYLSLAAAQELAAPGSATRIELHFPFTRYTQDAQLGPIQAQLAQQLGPGLRLESWKEASPAIAQIFDLLTPLVLIFAALFFGLAGLLVLNTIYLSLLERTRELGVIVALGAGPAQVTRMVVLESLLLCSSGALVGGGLGLLSIAALSGGFSLEALYGEVGGVFGLPETIYLSLRAWDIPITLGFALATGLLAAWWPARVAASLEPVEAMRFTA; this is translated from the coding sequence CTGGCGGCACCGCAGCCGCAGCCTGATGACGGTAGGGGCGGTGGCTCTGGCGGTGTTTTTCACCCTGTTTTACCTGAGTTTTCTGGGGGCCATGGAAAACGGCATCTACAACAACCTCACGGCCTCGGTGGGGCATCTGCAGGTGCGGGTGGAGGGCTACCGGGAAAAGCGTGAGTTCCGCGATCTGCTGATCCCAAACGCCGCCGGGGTGGAGGCCCAACTGGCGCAAAAGACCCAGGCCGCAAGGGTCATCGCCCTCGAGGTTCCCGCCCTGATCGCTGGCGAGACCCGCTCGAGGGGGGCCTTGCTCCTGGGCGACCAGCGCCCGCCCGAGATGCGTGCGCGCTTTATCCAGCAGCATCTGGTAGAAGGGGCGCTACCGGCAGTGGGCGACCTCGAGGGCATCGCGCTGGGGCAGGCCCTGGCCAAAGCCCTCAAACTGCGGCTGGGCGACCCGGTCTACGTGTACGCCCCCGGCACACTCGGGCGCGGGGCGGCGGCCTACCGGCTGGTGGGTCTGCTGCGCTTCCCCGACCCTGCCGTGGAGGCCCGCAGCGCCTACCTCTCCCTGGCGGCTGCCCAGGAGCTGGCCGCGCCGGGCAGCGCCACCCGCATCGAGCTGCACTTTCCCTTCACCCGCTATACCCAGGATGCCCAGCTTGGGCCCATCCAGGCCCAGCTAGCCCAGCAACTGGGGCCGGGCCTGCGCCTGGAAAGCTGGAAAGAGGCCAGCCCGGCCATCGCCCAGATTTTCGACCTGCTAACCCCACTGGTTCTGATTTTCGCCGCGCTGTTTTTCGGGCTGGCGGGGCTGCTGGTGCTCAACACCATCTACCTGAGCCTGCTCGAGCGCACCCGTGAGCTGGGCGTGATTGTGGCGCTGGGGGCCGGGCCGGCCCAGGTCACCCGGATGGTGGTGCTGGAAAGCCTGCTTTTGTGCTCGAGCGGCGCTTTGGTGGGCGGAGGGCTGGGCCTGCTCTCCATTGCGGCCCTCTCGGGCGGGTTCTCGCTCGAGGCCCTCTATGGCGAGGTGGGCGGGGTGTTTGGCCTGCCCGAAACGATCTATCTGAGCCTCAGGGCCTGGGACATCCCCATCACCCTGGGGTTTGCCCTGGCTACCGGCCTGCTGGCGGCCTGGTGGCCGGCCAGGGTTGCGGCCAGCCTAGAACCGGTGGAAGCCATGCGCTTTACCGCTTAG